A single region of the Anaerococcus urinomassiliensis genome encodes:
- a CDS encoding NERD domain-containing protein, whose protein sequence is MELKFAIGFFIGCILLITVFKSKFKGDMGEIATAFSIKNLDKDKYIKLHDIKLKNPSDNTKTTQIDHIVISCYGIFCIETKGYKGKIYGKEFSNQWTQYLAGKKYYFMNPIFQNYAHIKSLEEILSLHYPNMVYHSIIAFSGEANLDSIEVNNSKVCKIAYVSDVIKSLSTEEIISFDEVRNIEKIIEKNQSHQSDFSHVRDIKKIKRDNDKKIKQHICPRCGGQLVERNGKYGKFIGCSNFPKCRFVVNKK, encoded by the coding sequence ATGGAACTTAAATTTGCGATTGGATTTTTTATAGGATGCATTTTACTAATTACTGTTTTCAAATCTAAATTTAAAGGGGATATGGGAGAGATAGCCACGGCATTTTCTATAAAAAATCTAGACAAGGATAAATATATAAAACTTCACGATATAAAGCTCAAGAACCCAAGTGATAACACGAAGACTACTCAAATTGATCACATTGTAATCTCTTGCTATGGAATATTTTGTATAGAGACAAAGGGATATAAGGGCAAGATTTATGGTAAAGAATTCTCAAACCAATGGACCCAGTACCTAGCAGGTAAAAAATATTATTTTATGAATCCTATTTTTCAAAACTATGCCCATATAAAATCGCTGGAAGAAATATTAAGTCTACATTACCCCAATATGGTATATCATTCTATAATTGCCTTTTCTGGAGAAGCTAACTTAGATTCAATTGAGGTTAATAATTCGAAAGTCTGTAAAATAGCATATGTAAGTGATGTTATTAAATCCTTATCCACCGAAGAAATAATATCTTTTGATGAAGTGAGAAATATTGAAAAAATAATAGAAAAAAATCAATCACATCAAAGTGATTTCTCACATGTTAGAGATATTAAAAAGATTAAGAGGGATAATGATAAAAAAATAAAACAACATATTTGCCCAAGATGTGGTGGACAATTAGTTGAAAGAAACGGTAAATACGGGAAATTTATCGGTTGCTCAAACTTTCCAAAATGTAGGTTTGTAGTTAATAAAAAATAG
- the guaB gene encoding IMP dehydrogenase: MKFLGEGLTFDDVLLVPGPSEVLPNEVDTQTYLTQKIKLNIPMMSAGMDTVTESQMAIAMARQGGIGIIHKNMSIEEQARQVDVVKRSEHGVITDPFYLYPDNILQDALDIMKNYRISGVPIVDKEMYLKGILTNRDVRFQDDPSVKIDGIMTKDNLVLGYEGIKMQEAIKLMESAKVEKLPIVDGDNKLKGLITIKDIEKSRQYPNSARDENNRLVVGAAVGITNDMLERVDALVKANVDVITVDTAHGHSRNVINAIKNLKEKYPDLQIIAGNVATADATRDLIKAGVDAVKVGIGPGSICTTRVVTGIGVPQITAIINCVNEAKKYDIPVIADGGIKYSGDITKALACGASVVMAGSLFAGTEESPGETILFEGRQYKEYRGMGSLAAMKDGSGDRYFQTNTKKYVPEGVEGRVAYKGPVGEVVYQLLGGLKSGMGYVGSKDLKELYEKAKFIKISSASLIENHPHNITITRESPNYSKN; the protein is encoded by the coding sequence ATGAAATTTTTAGGAGAAGGATTAACATTTGATGATGTTCTATTAGTCCCAGGACCATCAGAAGTATTGCCAAATGAAGTTGACACACAAACTTATTTAACCCAAAAAATCAAACTAAATATACCAATGATGTCAGCTGGCATGGATACAGTTACAGAGTCTCAAATGGCAATAGCTATGGCAAGACAAGGTGGTATAGGTATTATCCACAAAAATATGTCAATAGAAGAGCAAGCAAGACAAGTTGACGTTGTAAAAAGATCAGAACATGGAGTTATAACTGATCCTTTTTATCTATATCCAGACAATATCTTGCAAGATGCCTTAGACATTATGAAAAATTATAGGATATCCGGTGTGCCTATAGTTGATAAGGAAATGTATCTAAAGGGAATCCTAACCAATAGAGATGTGAGATTCCAAGATGACCCAAGTGTTAAAATCGATGGAATTATGACAAAGGATAATCTAGTTTTAGGTTATGAAGGTATCAAGATGCAAGAAGCTATCAAGCTTATGGAATCAGCTAAAGTAGAGAAACTACCAATTGTAGATGGGGATAATAAACTAAAAGGCCTTATAACTATAAAAGACATAGAAAAGTCTAGACAATATCCAAATTCAGCCAGAGATGAAAACAACAGGCTAGTTGTAGGAGCAGCAGTAGGTATTACCAATGATATGCTTGAAAGAGTTGATGCTCTTGTAAAGGCTAATGTCGATGTAATAACCGTGGATACAGCACACGGACATTCTAGAAATGTAATAAATGCTATCAAAAATTTGAAAGAAAAATATCCTGACTTGCAAATCATAGCAGGCAATGTTGCAACAGCTGATGCAACACGTGATTTGATAAAAGCTGGGGTAGATGCTGTAAAAGTAGGTATAGGACCTGGATCTATTTGTACAACTAGGGTTGTTACAGGTATAGGGGTACCACAAATAACAGCGATAATTAACTGTGTAAATGAAGCCAAAAAATATGACATACCAGTGATTGCAGATGGTGGTATCAAATATTCTGGTGATATTACTAAAGCTCTTGCTTGCGGTGCATCAGTAGTAATGGCCGGATCCCTATTTGCAGGTACTGAAGAATCACCTGGTGAGACAATATTATTTGAAGGTAGACAATACAAGGAATACCGTGGTATGGGATCCCTCGCTGCAATGAAAGATGGATCTGGAGATAGGTATTTTCAAACAAATACCAAAAAATACGTTCCTGAAGGCGTTGAAGGTAGGGTAGCCTACAAGGGTCCTGTAGGAGAAGTAGTATACCAATTACTAGGTGGACTAAAATCTGGTATGGGTTATGTAGGAAGCAAAGACTTAAAAGAGCTTTATGAAAAAGCTAAATTTATCAAGATTTCTTCAGCTTCACTCATAGAAAACCACCCACACAATATCACAATTACAAGAGAGTCACCAAACTATAGCAAAAACTAG
- a CDS encoding phosphoribosylaminoimidazolesuccinocarboxamide synthase — translation MEKVYTGKTKDVYKLNDEEYLLKFKDDVTGNDGVFDPGANSVGLTMEGAGHQAVAMTKFFYEKLNDKGLTTHFVSADLDKNEAVVKKAEVFGQGVEVIVRYYAVGSFIRRYGKYIENGTKIDPYVEITLKDDDRNDPLITKDALALLNIMTEEEYEELTDLALNIGEIVKEELAKKGLDLYDIKFEFGRIKDGKVALIDEISGGNMRAYKGDQYIEPLELEKIMLG, via the coding sequence ATGGAAAAAGTATACACAGGCAAAACAAAAGATGTTTATAAACTAAATGATGAAGAATATTTACTAAAATTTAAAGATGATGTAACAGGTAATGATGGTGTATTTGACCCAGGTGCAAATAGCGTTGGACTTACCATGGAGGGTGCAGGCCACCAAGCAGTAGCCATGACAAAATTCTTCTATGAAAAGCTAAATGATAAGGGACTAACAACCCACTTTGTATCAGCTGACCTAGACAAAAACGAAGCAGTTGTCAAAAAAGCAGAAGTATTTGGTCAAGGTGTAGAAGTAATAGTAAGATACTACGCAGTAGGATCCTTCATCAGAAGATATGGCAAATATATAGAAAATGGTACAAAAATCGATCCATATGTAGAGATCACTTTAAAAGATGACGACAGAAACGACCCACTAATCACAAAAGATGCCCTAGCATTACTAAATATTATGACAGAAGAAGAATACGAAGAACTCACTGACTTAGCTCTAAACATTGGAGAAATAGTTAAAGAAGAATTAGCTAAAAAAGGACTAGACCTATATGATATCAAATTTGAATTTGGTAGAATAAAAGATGGCAAAGTTGCTCTAATAGATGAAATATCTGGTGGAAATATGAGAGCCTACAAGGGTGACCAATACATCGAACCACTTGAACTAGAAAAAATTATGCTTGGCTAA
- a CDS encoding type II toxin-antitoxin system PemK/MazF family toxin, which translates to MVDQGDIIKVNFNPQKGHEQAGYGPALIVSNNFFNEKTNLVIACPITNTDNNFPLHVRLDDRTETSGVILCEHMKTLDLKARGFKYVEKLPTDIFSKVVDVLYAQIEEV; encoded by the coding sequence ATGGTAGATCAAGGTGATATAATAAAGGTCAACTTTAATCCCCAAAAAGGACATGAACAAGCTGGTTATGGACCGGCCTTAATTGTAAGCAATAATTTTTTTAATGAAAAAACTAACTTGGTAATTGCCTGTCCAATAACTAATACCGATAACAATTTTCCCTTGCATGTTCGTTTAGATGACAGAACAGAAACAAGTGGAGTCATACTATGTGAACATATGAAGACTCTAGACTTAAAGGCAAGGGGATTTAAATATGTTGAAAAATTGCCAACTGATATATTTTCTAAGGTAGTAGACGTTTTATATGCTCAGATTGAAGAAGTATAA
- the purM gene encoding phosphoribosylformylglycinamidine cyclo-ligase, producing MAKLTYKDAGVDKEKGYEEVELIKQIVKKTHGREVLTDIGGFAGAFLPDLTGMKNPVLLSGTDGVGTKIKLAMEMDRHDTVGIDCVAMCINDIICQGAKPLFFLDYIATGKLNPNKMADLVSGVAQGCQKSGAALIGGETAEMPGIYKEDDYDLAGFAVGIVDRDKIITGESLEVGDVAIALKSSGIHSNGFSLVRAALDQAGINLSDQYYENQSIGEKLLTPTKIYAKEIKDLTENIEVKAIANITGGGLYENVPRVLSDDLSVEFDLGEFEIDPIFSKIQEWGEIDTEEMYHTFNMGIGMVVFVSPEDEMKTMEILGNEAIKIGQVTEGNKDIKINL from the coding sequence ATGGCAAAACTCACATATAAAGATGCTGGAGTAGATAAAGAAAAGGGCTATGAGGAAGTAGAGCTTATCAAACAAATTGTGAAGAAAACTCATGGCAGAGAAGTACTAACCGACATAGGTGGTTTTGCAGGAGCCTTTCTTCCAGATTTAACTGGCATGAAAAATCCTGTCTTATTAAGTGGTACAGATGGAGTTGGGACAAAAATAAAACTTGCCATGGAAATGGACAGACACGACACAGTTGGCATAGATTGCGTAGCTATGTGTATAAACGACATTATTTGCCAAGGTGCAAAGCCATTATTTTTCCTAGATTATATAGCTACTGGCAAACTAAACCCAAATAAAATGGCAGATTTAGTAAGTGGGGTTGCTCAAGGTTGTCAAAAGTCAGGAGCAGCACTAATTGGTGGAGAAACTGCAGAAATGCCTGGTATATACAAGGAAGATGACTATGATCTAGCAGGTTTTGCAGTAGGAATAGTTGATAGGGATAAGATAATTACCGGAGAAAGTTTAGAAGTGGGCGATGTAGCCATAGCTTTGAAGTCATCAGGTATCCATAGTAATGGATTTTCTCTAGTGAGAGCAGCTTTAGACCAAGCTGGTATAAACTTATCTGACCAATATTATGAAAATCAAAGTATTGGAGAAAAGTTACTTACACCAACAAAAATTTATGCAAAAGAAATTAAAGACCTTACTGAAAATATAGAAGTTAAGGCTATAGCCAATATTACAGGCGGTGGCCTATATGAGAATGTACCAAGAGTACTAAGTGATGATTTGTCAGTAGAATTTGACCTTGGCGAATTTGAAATAGATCCAATATTTAGTAAAATCCAAGAATGGGGCGAAATAGACACTGAGGAAATGTACCATACCTTTAACATGGGCATAGGCATGGTGGTATTTGTAAGTCCAGAAGATGAGATGAAAACTATGGAAATATTGGGCAATGAAGCTATAAAAATAGGTCAGGTTACTGAGGGAAACAAGGATATTAAAATTAATTTATAA
- a CDS encoding GNAT family N-acetyltransferase, translating into MQTYRKRFSNLDANELYEILKLRFDVFVLEQTCLYPEIDNLDQEAIHVYIKDGDEIVAYLRVLDRGIESEDVAIGRVIAKNRRQGLGTLVLKEGIIAAKEFFDADAIYLEAQTYAKKFYENLGFVQISDEFLLDGIAHIKMRLIVDKK; encoded by the coding sequence ATGCAAACTTATAGAAAACGTTTTAGTAATCTTGATGCTAATGAATTGTATGAAATTTTGAAGCTCAGGTTTGATGTATTTGTCCTAGAACAAACATGCCTTTACCCAGAGATTGATAATCTTGACCAAGAGGCCATACACGTTTACATAAAAGATGGAGATGAAATTGTAGCATATCTACGTGTTTTAGACAGAGGAATTGAAAGTGAAGATGTTGCAATAGGCAGAGTCATAGCAAAGAATAGACGCCAGGGTCTTGGAACGTTGGTATTAAAAGAAGGGATTATCGCAGCAAAAGAATTTTTTGACGCCGATGCAATCTACTTAGAAGCCCAAACTTATGCCAAAAAATTCTATGAAAATCTAGGCTTTGTACAAATATCTGATGAATTTTTACTTGATGGTATAGCCCATATAAAAATGAGACTAATAGTAGACAAGAAGTAA
- the purE gene encoding 5-(carboxyamino)imidazole ribonucleotide mutase: MTDVRVIMGSASDVEIAKKVTKILKKFDIDYQVSVISAHRALDVLEKTMAADDAKIYIGIAGMAAHLAGVMAGMTIKPVIGLPVGGTNTAGLDALLSMVQMPKGVPVATVAINGGDNAALLAIQILALSDENLSQKLKDHKKEMLDKVIEDDKNLEEI; encoded by the coding sequence ATGACAGATGTTAGAGTTATAATGGGTTCAGCAAGCGATGTTGAAATTGCCAAAAAAGTTACTAAAATATTAAAGAAATTTGATATAGATTACCAAGTATCAGTAATTTCTGCTCACCGTGCCCTAGATGTCCTAGAAAAAACAATGGCAGCAGATGATGCAAAAATTTATATAGGTATAGCAGGCATGGCGGCTCATCTTGCTGGAGTTATGGCTGGAATGACTATTAAGCCAGTAATTGGCCTTCCAGTCGGCGGAACAAATACTGCAGGACTAGACGCACTTTTATCAATGGTACAAATGCCAAAAGGAGTACCTGTTGCAACTGTTGCTATAAATGGTGGAGATAATGCAGCCCTACTAGCAATTCAAATCTTGGCTCTATCTGATGAAAATCTTTCTCAAAAATTAAAAGATCACAAGAAAGAAATGCTGGATAAAGTCATAGAAGATGACAAAAATCTTGAGGAAATATAA
- a CDS encoding S41 family peptidase — translation MKKRKLLLIIPVVVILITFVNNINQNKENDINTINLKEIDDTEFDLSTEDYLYDFDYAYDTLKTYYPFFEINKIAYGIDWLDNKEEYENYIRESKNDWDFYNRMNDVLAELNNRHTSLIDESFAKSLYISYYHTPNSDWRHDFSKIYEKENVRKRYNINNQSIKDYIKENMNYAGEDSSDVANLTTDIILKDKLAYMKINSMLEDLYRKKDEEVLDDFLLEIKDYPNLIIDIRGNGGGDSRYWQEFLLPKILDNDYQTINYSFIKSGKINSKAIKQEGYRSDIEYFVENSDYDEKTKEILKDFDYYLSYEDYVEAAENTIGFKGNIYLLVDEGVYSSAEMLASFCKETKIATLVGTRTGGDGIGFDPLQVDLPRTGYVLRFSDGLGLTESGSINELDKTKPDIVVKEDFTTTTKPLKEQEIIKGVIKDAGIE, via the coding sequence ATGAAAAAAAGAAAATTGCTATTAATAATACCTGTAGTAGTTATACTAATAACATTTGTAAATAATATTAATCAAAATAAAGAAAATGATATAAATACTATAAATTTAAAAGAAATAGACGATACAGAATTTGACCTTAGTACAGAAGATTATTTGTATGATTTTGACTATGCTTATGACACATTAAAGACATATTATCCATTTTTTGAAATTAATAAGATAGCGTATGGCATAGATTGGCTTGATAACAAAGAAGAGTACGAGAATTACATAAGAGAATCCAAAAACGATTGGGATTTTTATAATAGGATGAATGATGTTTTAGCAGAGCTAAACAATAGGCACACTAGTTTAATAGATGAATCATTTGCAAAAAGCTTATACATAAGCTATTATCACACTCCAAATTCTGATTGGCGCCATGATTTTTCAAAAATATACGAAAAAGAAAATGTTAGAAAAAGATACAATATTAATAACCAAAGTATAAAAGATTATATAAAGGAAAATATGAACTATGCAGGAGAGGATTCTTCAGATGTAGCTAACTTAACAACTGATATAATTTTAAAAGATAAGTTAGCCTATATGAAAATAAATTCTATGCTGGAAGATCTGTATAGAAAAAAAGACGAGGAAGTTTTAGATGATTTCTTGCTAGAGATTAAAGATTACCCTAATTTAATAATAGACATCAGGGGAAACGGAGGAGGAGACTCCAGATATTGGCAAGAGTTTTTGCTTCCAAAAATTTTAGATAATGATTACCAAACAATAAACTATAGCTTTATAAAATCAGGCAAGATTAATAGTAAAGCTATAAAACAAGAGGGCTATAGATCTGATATTGAATATTTTGTAGAAAATTCTGATTATGATGAAAAGACAAAAGAGATTCTAAAGGACTTTGATTATTACCTATCCTATGAAGATTATGTAGAAGCAGCTGAGAATACTATTGGTTTTAAGGGTAATATTTATCTATTGGTAGACGAAGGCGTGTATTCATCAGCGGAAATGTTAGCATCATTTTGCAAAGAAACGAAAATTGCAACATTAGTTGGCACAAGAACTGGAGGCGATGGAATAGGATTTGACCCATTACAAGTGGATCTACCAAGAACAGGTTATGTATTAAGATTTTCAGACGGCTTAGGCCTTACAGAATCGGGTTCTATAAACGAATTAGACAAGACAAAGCCAGATATTGTTGTCAAAGAAGATTTCACAACTACTACAAAACCCTTAAAAGAACAAGAAATCATCAAGGGTGTTATTAAGGATGCTGGTATAGAATAA
- a CDS encoding DUF523 domain-containing protein produces the protein MKIAVSACLLGENCKYNGGNNYSKKLVEFLRNHQVISICPEVLGGLPTPRKPAEIVGGVVKLENGRSVDYEFKKGAQIALDKVIDNQVGLVILQSRSPSCGVNNIYDGSFTGNLIKGQGIFAQILLDNNVTVMDIEDL, from the coding sequence ATGAAAATTGCAGTCAGCGCATGCTTATTAGGAGAAAATTGTAAATACAATGGGGGAAATAACTATAGCAAGAAATTAGTAGAATTCTTAAGAAACCACCAAGTTATAAGCATCTGCCCAGAAGTGCTTGGAGGTCTACCTACGCCAAGAAAGCCGGCAGAAATTGTTGGTGGAGTAGTCAAATTGGAAAATGGCAGGTCAGTAGACTATGAGTTCAAAAAAGGTGCCCAAATAGCTTTAGACAAAGTTATTGATAATCAAGTGGGCTTAGTAATTCTCCAATCTAGAAGCCCATCTTGTGGGGTAAATAATATATATGATGGTTCTTTTACAGGCAATCTTATAAAAGGTCAGGGTATCTTTGCGCAAATTTTATTAGATAATAATGTTACAGTGATGGATATAGAAGACCTATAA
- a CDS encoding AbrB/MazE/SpoVT family DNA-binding domain-containing protein, producing MTVKLQKWGNSQGIRIPKVILDELDINEKDELELKTDGNKILIEKIDSRKNILDLFEGFDGNYESLEIDWGDPIGDEIW from the coding sequence ATGACTGTTAAATTGCAAAAATGGGGAAATAGCCAAGGAATTAGAATACCCAAAGTAATTCTTGATGAACTTGATATTAACGAAAAAGATGAACTAGAACTTAAAACGGATGGTAATAAAATATTAATTGAAAAAATTGATTCCAGAAAAAATATTTTGGATTTATTCGAAGGATTTGATGGAAATTATGAAAGCTTAGAAATTGATTGGGGAGATCCTATTGGAGATGAAATATGGTAG